TCCGCGTGGACACCCGCACCAGCCAGTACATGGACCGCGTCTAACCGAAACGGCGGCCCGGAAAGTCGAGGCCCGCATTATGATTGAAGCCGTAATTTTCGACATAGACAACACGGTGATGGATTTCATGCGCATGAAGCGCGCGGCTGTGGACGCCGCCGCCGACGCGATGATAGACTCCGGCCTGAAAACCCCCAAAGCCGCGCTGGTGGATAAAATTTTCAGCGTCTACTGGCGCGAAGGAATTGAGGACCAGAATATTTTTGACAAGGTGCTGTCCGGGGAAATGGGCCAGGTTGACTATAAAATCCTTTCCGCCGGCATTGTAGGCTACCGCCGTGCAAAAGACGCCGCAACCACCTTATACCCGCATGTCGGCATCACAATGACGGAGCTTATAAAAATGGGCGTGCGGCTGGGCGTGGTTTCCGACGCGCCGCGGCTGCCGGTGTGGCTGCGCATAACCACGCTGGGGCTGCAGCACTATTTTGACCATGTGGTAACCTACGACGACACGGGCGAGCGAAAACCCTCCCCCAAGCCGTTCATGCGCGCGCTGGATTTTCTGAAAGTTGCGCCCGAAAAAAGCCTGATGATAGGCGACTGGGCCGAGCGCGACATCGCCGGCGCCAAAAAGCTGGGCATGAAAACCGTCTGGGCCAGATACGGCAACCAGTTTGACAATGTCCGCTCAGGCGCGGATTACGAAATTGACGATGTCTACGAGCTTGTTGACATAGTGCGCAAGCTGAACACGCCATGCAACTGCTGACGCTGCTGCTGGCCTGCGGCTGCGCCCGCGCGCTGGAAATAACCGCAGCGGACAGGGCGGGCGGATTTATACAGCTTTCCGGCGGTATAGAGATAACCGGCGTCCGGTTTTCCACGGACGCCTTCGGCGGGGCGGTTGCGCTTGCGCTGGACAATTCGCGGGACGGGCGGACATTCGCCAACATCAGAATTATGAATAAAAACCTGTACGGCAAATTGATGGCGGCAAACGCCGCCCAGCAGGCAGGAAAGACGGACATAGACGTCAAAGTCCTCTCCGCCAGAAAGCTGGCATCGCCGTCGCGGATAGCAAACGTAGACATCGCCTTTGACGGCGAGCTTGCGGCAACCTTCGGCCTGCTCAAAACGCGGGGCAAAAGCGGCACAGCCTATAAAATGCTCTCGCCCGCGAGTTTCAAATTCAAATCCGGCGCGCTGCGCAAGCGGGTGCGCGAACTGGTGATACAGGCGGGCATGAAAGCCGCCGGGGAAACCGCGCCGGGAAAGGCAGGCGTCAAATGAAATTAATAAACACAACGCGCGGCTGCGCGCTGGCGGAAAACGTGGAAACCGCCGGCACTTTTTTCAAAAGGCTTGTCGGCCTCATGGGCCGCAGGGCCCTGCCGGAGGGCAGCGCGCTTTACCTGTCGCCCTGCAATCAGATACACACCTTTTTCATGCGTTTTGCCATAGACGCGGCTTTTGTGGACGAGGGGGGGAAAATACTGCACATCGCCGAGAATCTCAAACCCTGGCGGATTTCCCCCTGGATAAACGAAGCGCGCGGCACTTACGAATTCCCGGCGGGCGCGCTGGCCGGCAAAGCCGATACGGGCGACATTTTGTCGGTGCAATAATACAAACAACCGCAGCATTCCCTCATAGTCTGTTCCCCGCGCTTGGCGGCGGGGGCGTGGCGGCATATGGCAATGGCATTGCGCCGCCCATATTCCCACCGCCAATCGCGGCACAACAGCGATTTATCGCCCGGACAAGACCAGGCCGCGGTATTCAAGCAGCGGCTGCGTCTCCGGAGGGCCGCCGTAGAACTTCCTGAAAAGCTCGTCTGGCTCCGCCGTGCGCCCGCGCGAAAGAATTCCGGCGCGGAACAAATCCCCGTTGGCGCGGCTTATGCCGCCATGCGAATAGAACCATTTGCCGGTGTCGCGCGCCAGCACCTCGCTCCAGATATAGGCATAATAGGCCGCCTGATACCCGCCGCTGAAAGCATGCGCGAAATACTGCGTGTGATAGCGCGGCGGCACGGGACCGTAATCCATGCCGGCTTTTTCAAGGGCGGCGCGCTCGAAATCCAAAACGCCGGAAGCCGGCGGAACCTGCGAGGCGGGTATCTGATGCCAGGCCTGGTCAACAATCGCCGCAGCCACGTATTCGGCGGTATCATAGCCCTGTCCGCAGGTCAGCGAAGACAGCAGCTTGTCCAGCAGGGCCTTCGGCATGGGCTGGCCGGTGCGGTAATCTTTTGCGAAATTTGCCAGCACACGGGTGTCGCGGGTCCAGGTTTCGTTGAATTGGGACGGATACTCCACGAAATCCGGCGGCACAACCGTGCCGGAAAGCAGCGGATATTTCACATTGGACAACAGCCCGTGCAGCGCATGGCCGAATTCGTGGAACATGGTTACCACTTCGTCAAAGGTCATAAGCGCCGGCTGGCCCGCTGGAGGCTTGGGGATATTGAGGTTATTTATAACCACCGGCTTCCGGTCCAGCAGGCCGGACTGGTCCACCAGATTTTCCATCCACGCGCCGCCCCTTTTGTTTTCGCGCTGGAAATCGTCGCGCAGGAAAAGGCCTATGGTTGAGCCGTCCGCATCAAAGACCTCAAAGACGCGCACCTCCGGGCGGTAAACCGGCAGGTCCGCGCGCTCCTTAAACGAAAGCCCGTAGAGTTCATGCGCGGCGAAAAACACGCCGTCCCGCAGCACGCGGTCCAACTCAAAGTAGGGCTTTATCTCTTCTTCGGTGAAATCGTAGCGGGCCTTGCGCGCCTGCTGGGCGTAAAACGCCCAGTCCCAGGGCTGAACGGCAAAAGGCTTTTCCCCTGCGTCTTTGGCCTGCCGGTCAATAAGACTTTGTATGTCCGCCGCCT
This is a stretch of genomic DNA from Elusimicrobiales bacterium. It encodes these proteins:
- a CDS encoding HAD-IA family hydrolase, whose protein sequence is MIEAVIFDIDNTVMDFMRMKRAAVDAAADAMIDSGLKTPKAALVDKIFSVYWREGIEDQNIFDKVLSGEMGQVDYKILSAGIVGYRRAKDAATTLYPHVGITMTELIKMGVRLGVVSDAPRLPVWLRITTLGLQHYFDHVVTYDDTGERKPSPKPFMRALDFLKVAPEKSLMIGDWAERDIAGAKKLGMKTVWARYGNQFDNVRSGADYEIDDVYELVDIVRKLNTPCNC
- a CDS encoding DUF192 domain-containing protein, coding for MKLINTTRGCALAENVETAGTFFKRLVGLMGRRALPEGSALYLSPCNQIHTFFMRFAIDAAFVDEGGKILHIAENLKPWRISPWINEARGTYEFPAGALAGKADTGDILSVQ
- a CDS encoding M3 family metallopeptidase, whose translation is MRYLFTSLFAACALSANAQTPPENPFFRPSPLPYHLPPFDRIKNSDFRPAFERGMAEQLAEADAIARSGEAPAFDNTILALERSGALLARVSKAFFNLNASNTDDEMQKIEEEVSPRLAAHQDAISLNPALFARIDELYTRRDKLGLDPESAQLLERYYRQFVRAGAKLPESGKAELKEINKKLSLFSTKFGQNLLKAAKSNAVVVDNIAELDGFSEQQKGAAAEAAKERGLAGKWVIALQNTTVQPALEQLKNRALRERIYRASVSRADGGDTDNTALVSLIAALRARQAALLGYPDYASYSLEDESAKTPRAVNEMLAMLARASLAKAKGEAADIQSLIDRQAKDAGEKPFAVQPWDWAFYAQQARKARYDFTEEEIKPYFELDRVLRDGVFFAAHELYGLSFKERADLPVYRPEVRVFEVFDADGSTIGLFLRDDFQRENKRGGAWMENLVDQSGLLDRKPVVINNLNIPKPPAGQPALMTFDEVVTMFHEFGHALHGLLSNVKYPLLSGTVVPPDFVEYPSQFNETWTRDTRVLANFAKDYRTGQPMPKALLDKLLSSLTCGQGYDTAEYVAAAIVDQAWHQIPASQVPPASGVLDFERAALEKAGMDYGPVPPRYHTQYFAHAFSGGYQAAYYAYIWSEVLARDTGKWFYSHGGISRANGDLFRAGILSRGRTAEPDELFRKFYGGPPETQPLLEYRGLVLSGR